One Limisphaera ngatamarikiensis genomic window, CGCCAGAAGCCCACCTCAGCGTGGCTCGTCACCGACACCCTGTTCGTGGTGCTTTCGGCCAGCACCGACCTCACCACCGTCCAGTCCGTCAGATTCGTGGAGGTCAGAATTGCCTACCACAGCGCGTCTGCGGTGACCAGCCACCGGGCTGACCCACAGCCGGCCCGCCGCAGTAACGCCCGTGACGTTCGACAACCAGAGCCGATGACCAAAGCCCGCAACCCTCAAACGACGAAGCAGGGCGGCCGCTCGCTCCAGTGACCTTGTTAGCCCCACTTCATCGGCTCTTACGTCTGAACCACACCATCACAAGCCCTCCACCCACCAGCAGCGCCCAGGTCGACGGCTCTGGCACCGGCCGGGCAATAATCGGCGCGTTGGGAATGGAGTTGTATGCCCAGCCCACCAGCACCCCGCCGTCCACCTCCCGCAACGGCAACGTCACGTTGGTGCCCGCCAGATTCCAGCCCGTGTCGCTGTCCGAATCAGGCCACACCCCCGGAGCCCACAACTCGGCTGCGCGAATGCACACATCAGCGACCGGCTCGGGGCTCGTCAGGAAAACCGGCGAGCCGGCAATCTCGCCAGCCAGAATCAGCTTCCGACCATCCGGCCACACAATCTCACGTGGCGTGCCCAGCCGCT contains:
- a CDS encoding PEP-CTERM sorting domain-containing protein (PEP-CTERM proteins occur, often in large numbers, in the proteomes of bacteria that also encode an exosortase, a predicted intramembrane cysteine proteinase. The presence of a PEP-CTERM domain at a protein's C-terminus predicts cleavage within the sorting domain, followed by covalent anchoring to some some component of the (usually Gram-negative) cell surface. Many PEP-CTERM proteins exhibit an unusual sequence composition that includes large numbers of potential glycosylation sites. Expression of one such protein has been shown restore the ability of a bacterium to form floc, a type of biofilm.): LAQEAWEKRKAELAPQMRALIPPGQGCSDEARQAIEAEFAALRERAARSAAEQPAKERALDELSQRLGTPREIVWPDGRKLILAGEIAGSPVFLTSPEPVADVCIRAAELWAPGVWPDSDSDTGWNLAGTNVTLPLREVDGGVLVGWAYNSIPNAPIIARPVPEPSTWALLVGGGLVMVWFRRKSR